The Rosa chinensis cultivar Old Blush chromosome 7, RchiOBHm-V2, whole genome shotgun sequence DNA segment AGATGATTGTCACTACTTAGAATTTCGGAACATTAtcacttttcaatttttctttagaGAGATTGGATAGGggcttttccttcttctttttttctttgaaagagAAAAACATCCCCGGACAAATCCCAACACTATGATGTAACAGTTCGAGTTCTAATTCACGCGCTGCCTCTGCGAGTAAGGACTCCCACAGCCACACCCGGCGCGCCAAGGGAGACCCAACCCGATCACAAAGACTTCCCCCAATCTTTACACAACACAGGACGACCGACCTTAACTCTTCTCGTACTCACACTCCTCACCACCACCGCAATtatcaaaagcttcaaactttttAAGGTTGGTGTTTCATTAAGGCTTCACATTTCACCAGTTAGTTCTGGTTTCATATTCGGTTcaactatctctctctctctctttcccacTTCACATAACTCAttctcttttatatatataaaaaagtttgaatctttatAGCTTTCTGGGTCCATTATTATGTGCTTGCTGTAATCATTCACTGTTTACCACCAAAAGGtacctaatttttttataactgGGTCGCCGTTTTTAATAAATTCAAAGTTGGACCAGAATTCAATCTAGTTTCGTCCaataattgtttgcttttagGTAATAGGGCAAGGAAAAGAAACTGTTGTGAGGTGGGTGGTGTGTTGGGACTTGGGAGGTGTTGGAGTAATGGCTGGTCTTACTCAGCACCCAATTCTTGGAACTAACGATACTataaaggaggaggagaagaagaagcaagaagttgACCAAACAAAGCCTTTGTCTTTAGATAAACTTGAGGGTCAAACTGAGAAAGACATGGCTCCGGTCACCGGAAGTTCGATTCACCGGTCGGGCTCTCGGCCTCAGTTGGACCTCAGCAAAGCTGCTATTCAGGGAACTTTTGAAGAGAGGGACCCTACAATTCTGTTGCCTAATCAGTCTGATCACTTGTCTCATCTGGCTTTGGACATTGGAGGTATAACTCATCAATTCAATTGTGCTTTTGTTGATTGTGTTTTTGGTAATTCAGTTAAAGGTTTCAACTTTTCACTGCATGAAATTGTGTTGGTGTAACTCATTTTCTTATGTTTGGGGACCAAGGAGATTGATTTCGTGTAGAGCAGTGAGAATTACTTCACTATGATCAAAGTTGATGAATGAGAAGCTAGTATAGAACTTATTGTAACTCTTCAGTTCAGCATTTATCTTCTTAGTTATATCAACGTACAGGTTGCGAGAGTTATCTCTGTGTATCGTGGAATGCCTCTTATTTGAATGTTTCCAATTGTAATACGATTGAAAATTGTTTGaaccttttatatatatattctgcaTTTAAAGCTTTCTGTGGTTTACTGGCAGGATCTCTCATCAAGTTGGTGTATTTTTCTAGACACGAAGACCAATCAATTGATGACAAAAGGAAGAAAACTTTGAAGGAGAGACTGGGAATTTCCAATGGTGGTCGAAGAAGCTACCCTGTTCTTGGTGGAAGGCTTCATTTTGTGAAGTTTGAGACGACCAAGATTAATGAGTGCTTAGACTTCATTTATTCTAAACAACTTCACCGTGGAGGTATTCTCCTCTTGCTGTCTTTTGCCCctgttttaattgttttgttaaacacagtatatattttgaaatttcatGAAATTTATGATGCATATGAGTTTATGTAACTTTCTTAAGTCTCTGGCAACTATATGATTGTATTTCAACACTGAATAGGGATGGATGTTCGTATTTGGAATCCTGATGCCCCAACCAATGAAAATGCTGTAATTAAGGTATTATATGTGCTTTATCAAACATCTTTGTATTTCAGAATCACTTTAGTCTGTGTACTTTTTACTCATATTGATATTAATGAGTTTATTCCTCTTTGAAGGCAACAGGTGGTGGAGCTTACAAGTTTGCAGACCTTTTTAAAGAAAGGCTTGGGGTTGGTCttgacaaagaagatgaaatgaatTGTCTTGTAGCTGGAGCAAATTTTTTACTCAAGGTGGATGTTTTATAAGaaacatttttgttttttactccGTGTGCATAATATCATTTGTGAAATAACTGGTATTTACTTGGACTTGTTTGTCCATTATTTACACCAAGGACATTAAAAAGGTCTAACGTATACTACAGTTACCCTTGTTTGCACTTTTCTTTCGTCATTTACATTtttttctacatgataaccatACATCTCAGAAAGGTAACTAGATGTTCTACCATGTTTCTAGTAGGCAATTCGACATGAAGCTTTCACACATATGGAGGGCCAGAAAGAGTTTGTGCAAATTGACCAGAACGAATTATATCCCTATCTTCTTGTTAATATTGGGTCCGGTGTTAGTATGATTAAGGTTAGTTATttttatgtatatatgtttGCCAATTCTGGAGACTTATTTGAGTATTATTTATCAAGTAATGATGTTGGTATAGGTTGATGGAGAAGGAAAATTTCAGCGAGTAAGTGGAACAAATGTAGGTGGTGGTACCTATTGGGGCTTAGGAAGGCTGTTAACAAAATGCAAAAGGTACTCGGTTCTGCTAattgatttttctgtttttctatACTTCATCATATctcctttttaaatttttgtcaaGGTCTTTGACTAATTCCTTCTCATATCAGTTTTGACGAGTTGTTAGAGCTTAGTCAAAGGGGAGATAATAGGACTATAGACATGCTTGTAGGGGACATTTATGGCGGTATGGATTACTCAAAGGTATGTATTAGTTTCATCTTCTTGCTGTAAATCAGATATGTAACATGCATATGCTGTTGAGATCTGTAGTTGTAGAATAGTCCAGGAATTATGATATATCAAACTATCATCAACTATTTGATTTTCTTTCATCTATTGGAGTGACTAATCATCTCGTGATCATAAAACACATCATAGATTGGTCTTTCAGCTTCAACCATTGCTTCTAGTTTTGGGAAGACTATTTCAGAAAACAAGGAGCTTGAGGACTACAGACCTGAAGATATATCCCTTTCTCTCTTACGAATGATTTCTTACAATATTGGTCAGGTGTGTTCTGCAGCTACAAGATTATGTATGAATGCAATCTATTCAGTACCTTATAATATGTGAGATCGAATATGCAACGAACTTTCCTTCTATTTCTGCGTCTGTATTTTTCTTCCAAATAATTAGCTCAGGTTACATTGTAATTTATTGTTGCTTTTATGTACTCGGGATTACTTTTTGGTGATTTCCACTTTTAGTAGCTTACAAAGAAGTATGACGTGTTTTGTACATGAAGTTAAACCCTACACTGCTTTATGCGTTAGTAGACTCTGTATATGAATAATAATTGAACATATGTAGGAGAAATTTTGCTGGCATTTGTTTTGTATGTTGTGGAATCATAATTTTAAAaggttatttattatttatgtatTTGAGAAGAAGTAATTAGTTAGCTGTGGCTGTAAATGTACTACAATCAGTAACTTTCTCTTGTTCTCTTCTATCTTCTGATCCGATAAATAATCAAGCTAACCCATAGATATGCTGATTGTGGTAGGTCTAACTGAACTCTTCTTCTCTGCAGATATCTTATTTAAATGCACTACGATTCGGTCTCAAACGGATATTTTTTGGAGGGTTTTTTATTAGAGGCCATGCTTATACCATGGACACCATCTCCTTTGCAGTTCAGTTCTGGTACGTGTTACAGCATTGAGATTAAGATgtttgtttctcttttagttCTCTTTATCTTGAGTGTGACTTGCTTTCCTAGCTGTTCTTCTCATATTTGTCAATTTTATCTTGAGCGTAATTAATTAGCTATTTTACATTGACATTATAAAGTTTGTATTTATTCTTCCAGGTCGAAAGGAGAGGCACAGGCAATGTTTTTGAGACATGAAGGGTTTCTGGGAGCGTTAGGTGCATTTATGAGCTATGAAAAACATGGCCTTGATGACTTGATGGTCCATCACTTAGTTGAAAGGTTTCCCATGGGCGCACCATATACAGGAGGAAAGATTCATGGTCCACCACTAGGGGATTTGAATGAGAAGGTAAGTATTGTCAGAGTTAGAAAACTGACCTTCAGCTGCTGACCCTCTGATTTTAACGGATCTGGGTTGATTGACTTAATCTCGTTAATCTTAATATACAAAGAATCCAGCTACAGTAGTGGCATTATTGGCTAAAAAGTAACCGTTAGATAAGATGTCTGTGTGTGTGTCAACCCATTTTTTCCCAGAATATTCCCAGTAGTGAAACAAAGTAAAGTTTTAAATGATTCTTTAGAATGACATGTTTGTATAATTCTAAACCAGTAGAACACATGTCATCCGAGTCCAAAAGAAGAAACCACAACATCAAGCGAGGCTGAGCACACCGGAAGATGTTATATGTTGTCCGACCCCGCGGGAACCAACCCTGGAActttctttgaaaaaaaaaattaattatccGAGACCATGATTTCACCCAAAATTGTGGACTATTCATGTTTTTGGACAAAATCTCATGTTCTTATTTTCTCACCCAAATAATGATTTTGCTGCAATTATAGAATTGACGGAACTGAAAAATATTGAGCAATTGTATCTTTACGATTTTCCAAAATCACAAAACCAGGAAAATCCTGAAAAAAATTTGGGTCAAGATTTTTGCGGCCCGTTACTTTGAACAGTGTCAAGCATATTACAAGATTGTATTATTGGAACAACTATACAGGCATATATTCTGTATAAAGGTCAGCTTGGCTTAAAAGCAAATATGCTGGAATCTATACATGAATGGCCATAAGAGCTGCTAAGTTTGGACAAAGCATTGTGTGTGGCTAGTCTTCACCTTGAATGCTCCTGTATATAATTCTATACCAATGTTCGTGTGCCTAATTGAATCCATTAGGGCCATTAAGGATATAGATGTGATACTTGTCTATCTGCTTAGGGTTAGGGAGCTTTTTGTGAGTTTCTTTCACCATAGATTTGAAATAACTGTTGATCTCCTTTTCAATGAgcatgcgtttttttttttggagaataaaTGAGCATGCGTTTTCTGTGAAGACTTATTGAGAAAATAATCTTACTAGTTCATTTTGGTAACCACATTGAATTGGAAAAGTAGTTTACCCTTATTTATCAAACATTTTGTCCTTTGGAGCTTTCATTTGATGGCACATTTGGGTTGTTGGTTGATGTTGGCAGCTGGTATTAGACAGTGTTCTCTTTCGTCCTACATCATTTTCTTATAGTTTAGTTTTGATTTGTTAAAGATATTGGTCAAAATATGTACATACATGTATAATTATACTTGTTGTTCTCTGGAGGTGTAGTCTTTGCATGAGTAATGTTACATATTTTAGAGAGTTTATGAGGGTCCGAAACTTTGAATCCAGATTTCATGGATGGAGAAGTTTGTTCGGAAGGGGACTGAGATCACCGCTCCAGTGCCAATGGATCCACCTGGAACTACTGGacttggaggctttgaagttccATCATCCAAAGGAGGTACCCTGCGCTCTGATGCAAGTGCTTTAAACATTGGGGTTCTCCATCTGGTACCCACTTTGGAAGTATTTCCATTATTGGTGGATCCCAAATCGTAAGTTAACTTACAGATTGGTATTGCTGTCTATGCAAAGATAATATTCTTGTGGACGGAACATAATTTAATTGGTAACTGCACTTCTCTAATCTAAAGAGGAGGTTCCAAGTTTTAATACTCCCTCAAATGTCACAACTGATAAATTATACTTTAGATCGAAAAACTGAGATAATATCATCTTCAAGCTTTTGCTTTTATGGAACTATTGTGTCCCTTACAGTGATGGCAGCAAGACTTGTACTTGGTGATGTCATGGGGCACATCTTATACTGTGATCATTCAATGACTTGTCCCAGCCAATTGTTACTTTAAGTCTCTATGCTTTTTATCTCAATCTTATATTTCCTTAGCTGGAATTTCTCTAACAGATTTTATTTCACTGGTATAATCTTTCaatgaagaaacaaaagaatgaaaaactcCGTTGTAATTTGCGTCCCTTACAGTGATGGCAGTGGGATTATGTACTTGATGCTGTCATGGGCCACATCTTATACTGTGATCATTaaatcacttcccagccaattGTTATGCTTTTTATCTCAATCTTATATATCCTTAGCTGCAATTTTTCTAACAGATCGTATTTCACTGGTATAATCTCTCattgaagaaacaaaagaaagaaaaactcaGTTTAAATTTGAGATGGAAACATTTCTTGTCATCTATGTCTGTTTTATTTTCACCGTATTAACGAGTAAGACAATGTTTGAGGAAGCACACTGGTTGTGCTTTACTTAGCCAATTGCATTTCATGCTCATTATACTGACACCTGCACTATATTGAATATATGTTAATCTTTACGTTCTTACAATTGTTAGAAAACCATGTCTTTTTATACTAAAAGCTTGTCATTGTCATTTTTCCGACTTCTGTTGACCTGCAGGTATGAGCCTAACACTATTGATCTCTCAGATCACAGTGAATTAGAGTGAGTACTGAGTACATGTTAATACTTTTCAAATCCTTAAAGTTAATTTCTCTATAGTGGATAATCTGCAACTATGAATCCAAAAACTATTGACGTTTTGCCTGTGGTGGCTAATTGGGTTGTGTATTATACTTTAGGTATTGGTTCACTGTTCTGTCCGGGCATCTGCCAGACCTTGTTGATAAGGTGAGCATGAGCATATATCAGAGAATCTGTTCTGTAGAACTATCTGCCAGACTCGGGTTCTTCACGTTTTTGTTCTTGTTCTGGTTGTCCTTTGTtgttatttcattttgttttaagTTTCTTGCTTGTTTATGCtcatatatattcaaaatcaGATTGGATATGTTTTATCATTTCTTTATGATTTTGAGAGGTCGATGTGAAACATGGCAGGCAGTGGCAAGTGAAGGTGGGACAGAAGATGCTAAAAGAAGGGGTGATGCCTTTGCTCGAGCTTTTTCTGCTCACTTGGCACGGTAACAGTGCTCTCTGAAAAGttatatcttatatatatatatatatatattatttctaAAGCAAAATGTAATTTGGTTCGGGATCTATTGGATTGAGGTTCCCATTTGGTACCCAGTATCATGATTATAGGATAGGTTTATGTTTCTTCTCTATTTGTTAGTGGTATTGACAACGACTTTCATAGTGAGAAACACTTACAAATTCCTAGATAAAGTTATCTACAAATCAATTGATCTGATTGTCTCGATGATTAGATAATTTGTTCTTACAgatcaacatttttttttgttgttgttgtactTGTTGCATCTAACAACTTACAACTGGCTGTGTAGGTTGATGGAGGAGCCTGCTGCATATGGAAAGTTAGGGTTGGCCAATCTACTGGAACTCAGAGAAGAATGCTTAAGGGAGTTCCAATTTGTTGATTGTTATAGAAGTATAAAACAAAGGTTGCTGCACTTTATTTAGTGAAGCTGTTGAGATAATTTCCATCTGAGGCTAGCTTATTCCTTGCGAGCTTAAGAAGTATACTCTTTGGAATGTAATTTTGAGTAAACAAAAAAACCTTTAAAAAAAACCTAGATTTACTGGGTTTAGAGGACATTATACCGCACTGGTGGTGCACCTGACACATGTCTCCCCTTTTTCTAACCCTTTCCCCCCTCTTTTAACAGGGAAAATGAGGCGTCGCTTGCTGTTTTACCTGACCTGCTCATGGAACTTGATAGTATGAGTGAGGTACACTTTCCCTACTTCATGCATAGAGATTAGAGTTCAAATTACCACATGCATCATTATGGCATCACCTGATATTTATGTGTTCATATTTCATGCTTTATCTTTGCAAAACCTTACCTGAAAGTGTGAAAAGCCAGTTCTTTGTAGATAAACTATGTATTATGGTTTGAGTGGGCGGCTGGTTGAACTTTAATTCTTCATTTGGCAAACACAAGTTCTTTTTTATACTTCCAGCACAGTTACCACTACCTGCCTATTTTCAAACCATTAACGTGATTAtctgcaggaaacaagaatgcTTTCCCTTATTGAAGGTGTTCTTGCTGCGAACATTTTTGACTGGGGGTCACGTGCCTGTGTGGATCTCTATCACAAAGGAACAATTATTGAAATTTACAGAATGAGTCGTGATAAAATGCACAGACCTTGGCGGGTAAGTGGATCCAAACAATACTCCTGTGTCATCTCAATTATTTGTATTATTATTCAATCTTGTGTAAATGAGCTCTTCATCTTTATTTAGGTGgatgattttgatgtctttcaAAAGAGAATGTTTGGATCTAGAGACAAGAAACCTCGCCCACATAAAAGAGCTTTGCTCTTTGTCGATAACTCAGGTGCTGACGTTGTTCTAGGAATGCTTCCCCTGGCACGGGAACTTCTCCGTCGTGGAACAGAGGTAAGTTCCCTTACATTAATTGGTGAAGCTGTTAATCACCTTGTTGGATGACTAGTCCACGtactattattttttatatttctgtTTGGTTTGTTTGTCTTCTATGGAACCACgtactataatttttttttatctctgtTTGGTTTATTAGGTCTTAGACTAAAGTGTAAAACATATATGCAAAATAATTCTAGCTGAGAGAGCAAACTAATTCTAGCTGAGAGAACAAAACCGGTTGAGAgagcaaaataaaacaaaaccggTCTTTTTTTGTGATCTTTGTTTTCCAAACTTCATTTTCTGCATTGCTTGACTAAGATAGCTTATTTTGCATATAATTAAATTTTCTCGTAAAACTAGTGTAATGAGATTGTTTTGGCAGGTTGTTTTGGTTGCCAACTCCCTTCCAGCTTTAAATGATGTTACTGCCATGGAGCTTCCTGAGATCGTTGCTGAAGCTGCCAAGGTTGGTCTCAATGCATGACCACTATGTTTCTGTTTCCATCTTGCATTTGGATTCCAATTCCCAATGGAAGTAAAAGCTTCCCGGGTTTCCATAATGTCAAGCCTTttgtcttctttctctctctattccTCGTCCAACCATTTCTGTTGACAGTGTTTAGGTTGCTGACCATTACAAGATAATTGTGGCTTATGTATtaaattttgttattttacCTACTTTCACTACGCACAAGAAGTTAGATTCCTCCGTCAAATATTCAAactaattaatatttttgaaaTCCAAACAGATCAAGTCATTtaactctctctttcttaataCATATTACATAGACAAGAAACTGATTTTTCTCGTCAACAGCATTGTGACATTCTTCGGAGAGCTGCTGAAGCGGGAGGCTTGCTCGTGGATGCGATGATCAGCAACTTAGATGGTTCTAAAGGAAATCCATCATCGGTTCCATTAATGGTTGTTGAGAACGGCTGTGGCAGTCCTTGCATAGACTTGAGGCAGGTCAGCTCTGAGCTAGCAGCTGCTGCAAAAGAGGCTGATTTGGTATGATATTTGCTCCAGTTATTAAAATCGTAGCATTACATATAACataaaattataaaagaaaataaaaattttgaaatcaataattctgTCTTAATACTTATCATACGCTATGTATGCAGATTATCTTGGAAGGCATGGGTAGAGCTCTTCATACCAACTTCAATGCCAGGTTTAAATGTGATGCTTTGAAGGTGAGATTCTGAGGTTGTCTACTTTGAAATGTGGGACTGGTTTTTCTTGATCGCCAGTTCAGAACTCCCATGTTTCGATGATTCCATAATGTATTCTGTCTCTGTTTCCTTGAAAATTATTATGTTGTTGAGTAAAAACCAAGTTAACACAAACAATTTCTTTTGCAGCTTGCAATGGTGAAAAATCAAAGGTTGGCAGAGAAGTTGATTAAAGGAAACATATACGACTGTGTTTGCAGATATGAACCAGCGAGTTAAAACCTCCAGTTCATATACAAGTTTTAGGGTCTAAAGAAAGGTGTGGGCTGACTCTCCGGAGAGGCTGCTACTGTGCTACATCATATGAAAACGATAAAGGTGCCTGTATATTGAACATCATACAGAAACGAGATTATGACTGTATGTTGatacttgataaaaaaaatatgataGAATTGCAGAGATAATCTCAGGTTCAGTTTCAGCCGGAGATGCTGTGTATTTTCTTTAACGAGGCTCTTACTTTCTCTGTGTTCCCCCGACTGTAATGAAGAATAAGGTGCTCTTCCTGAATTTCACAATGGAAGCATCAGCTGAtagaaaaatgatttgataCAATACCAAGGAATGTAGGCCATTTCAACGTAGAAACTCATTTCACTTCCTTCTTTTCATACGATTAGGAGCCAGTGAGTTGAATAATAATCATGTCACGGACTCTAGCCATTTTGGATCAAATGGCTTTTCGCATGTCTAAGTCTAACCCAGTCAAGATAATGCCAAAATGAAAAATGTCTTCAACGTATCAAGATAAAGATTAAAGAAGTCTTATACACTAAAGTTTCAACACTACCCACCTCATGTGCAATCCATCCGCTAACTAGTTCTACTTTTATACATGTTGAGATGTTGACCAAGTCTGACGGTTGAAGATTTAAGGGTGTTCATGTTGTAGAGAAGCAAAAAATGATGAGTGATCAAGTACTATTTTTACTTTCCTCAAACGCTTCGTTGACGTGAAGATTTTTCACTAGATCTTTTGAAACTGAACTTacaatattattattaaaaaaaaaaaaagaatatatagtTCTTACAGTTGATCCTCGAGAACTCATTATTTCATGTTCTTCTAGAAAGATACGGTATATTTCATTAGAATATGTATCTTTCTCTCGATTTAATTTTTAAGTACAAGAATTAAGAAcatttaaaattgaaaatggTATGAAATCATTCCAAACACGACTTTCCTCTAACCCTTCATTGAGGGAGAAGATTTTACACTGATCTTTCAAACTGAACttacaatattattatttaaaaaaatagaaaaaatagaatatATTGTGCTTACACTTTTGTTCTTACAGTTGATCCTCGAGAACTCATTATTTCATGTTCTTCTAGAAAGATATGGTATATTTCATCAGAATATGTATCTTTCTCAATTTAATTTTTAAGTACAAGACTTAAGAACATTTACAATTGAAAATGGTACTGAATCATTCCAAACACGACTTTCCTCTAAACCTTCGTTGACGAGAAGATTTTACACTTGATCTTTTGAAAAACTGAACTTACAGTATTATTATTTAATAAACATAGAAAAATAGAATATTTTGTTCTTACACTTGATCTTCTAGAACTCATTATTTCATGTTTTTCTACTAAGATATGGTAAAATACTTACAGCCTCCCTGGtgctctctgctagggtttggggaGTGGCGCATCTCATGGGGTCGTCGCGGCCTGAATCTACTCCATTCTTGGAGATTTCCTCAGGCTTTGgcctttgtttgtttgtccttgTCGTTTTTTAGGGCAACGGGTTAGTGTGGTGTGAGAGTTTTGAGGGTTTACAGCTGTTAATTAATGGTGGCTGCTCTAGCTTGGGTCGTTTGGCAAGCGTTAGGCTGGAATGGGCGCTGGTTAATGGCGGTGGAACCTATTAGGGTTTATGGGATCTAGGTGACTTGGATTGGATGCCTTGCAATCACGACGGTCTCAGCGGTTTATATTACCTCGATGGGGATATCACCGCCTTGCGCAGTACGTAGCCGACAAGGATTGATTCATATTTGGATGGGTAACTTCTCTCTAGTTTTGAATAAGCAGGTTTATTGATCCAATCTTCTGCATCGTGCTCTCCATCTCGCATGTGAGTTGGCAGAAAGGGATCGCGCCGACGGTTGGACTCATGGTGAGGCTGGGCACTGCCTGGGCTTGAGCTCGAAGCTTCAAACCTGGAACCGACTGTGCAAATGGATCCTGGTCTGGGATCCGGGCGGACTCTGCAAAAGGCTCCCTAAGCTATTTATCAAATGCTAGATTGGCCTCGGGCTCCTGTGCGTTATTGGTTTTGGATTCAGGACCCAAGTTTATGGTATTTGTTTGTGAAAGATCG contains these protein-coding regions:
- the LOC112176781 gene encoding pantothenate kinase 2, translating into MAGLTQHPILGTNDTIKEEEKKKQEVDQTKPLSLDKLEGQTEKDMAPVTGSSIHRSGSRPQLDLSKAAIQGTFEERDPTILLPNQSDHLSHLALDIGGSLIKLVYFSRHEDQSIDDKRKKTLKERLGISNGGRRSYPVLGGRLHFVKFETTKINECLDFIYSKQLHRGGMDVRIWNPDAPTNENAVIKATGGGAYKFADLFKERLGVGLDKEDEMNCLVAGANFLLKAIRHEAFTHMEGQKEFVQIDQNELYPYLLVNIGSGVSMIKVDGEGKFQRVSGTNVGGGTYWGLGRLLTKCKSFDELLELSQRGDNRTIDMLVGDIYGGMDYSKIGLSASTIASSFGKTISENKELEDYRPEDISLSLLRMISYNIGQISYLNALRFGLKRIFFGGFFIRGHAYTMDTISFAVQFWSKGEAQAMFLRHEGFLGALGAFMSYEKHGLDDLMVHHLVERFPMGAPYTGGKIHGPPLGDLNEKISWMEKFVRKGTEITAPVPMDPPGTTGLGGFEVPSSKGGTLRSDASALNIGVLHLVPTLEVFPLLVDPKSYEPNTIDLSDHSELEYWFTVLSGHLPDLVDKAVASEGGTEDAKRRGDAFARAFSAHLARLMEEPAAYGKLGLANLLELREECLREFQFVDCYRSIKQRENEASLAVLPDLLMELDSMSEETRMLSLIEGVLAANIFDWGSRACVDLYHKGTIIEIYRMSRDKMHRPWRVDDFDVFQKRMFGSRDKKPRPHKRALLFVDNSGADVVLGMLPLARELLRRGTEVVLVANSLPALNDVTAMELPEIVAEAAKHCDILRRAAEAGGLLVDAMISNLDGSKGNPSSVPLMVVENGCGSPCIDLRQVSSELAAAAKEADLIILEGMGRALHTNFNARFKCDALKLAMVKNQRLAEKLIKGNIYDCVCRYEPAS